In Elaeis guineensis isolate ETL-2024a chromosome 1, EG11, whole genome shotgun sequence, a genomic segment contains:
- the LOC105060330 gene encoding probable galacturonosyltransferase 4 produces the protein MVRRRLFLVLLCVTVLAPIVLFTDRLATTPNSIVNGGFVDDVSNLSFGNETERLNILPQESSVSVKEPIQTVHSDSSSNSDQVSAYSRDGLLALKPEELPSRSSGEHKTRVLSATNERKQSEREGVIDKVTNQESRSDGLEKPISVAENKGMGFQKTGEATRLKKQENNHDKQSRRTSAKGHSGKRRMENHGGSTAMPRRMENLGGTTAIPDARVVQQLKDQLIRAKVYLDLESTQGNPSFIRELRVQVRDVQRALGDATKDSELPKNAYAKLKAMEQTLAKGKQITIDCSAAIKKLNAVLRSTKEQLRVHGRQIVFLTQLAAKTIPKGLHCLPLQLTAEYYSLHASQQEFPCQEKLEDPALYHYALFSDNVLAAAVVVNSTVFNAKNSESHVFHIVTDRLNYAAMRMWFLANPPGKATIHVQNIEEFTWLNSSYSPVLKQLGSQSLIDFYFRTHNAKPDGTLKYRNPKYLSILNHLRFYLPEILPKLNKVVFLDDDIVVQKDLTALWMIDLKGNVNGAVETCGESFHRFNQYLNFSNPIISKNFDPKACGWAYGMNIFDLAEWRKQNITEIYHTWQELNHDRQLWSLGSLPPGLITFYNRTVALDRSWHVLGLGYDPDVNQREIERAAVIHYNGNMKPWLEIGMPQYRNYWSKYVDYDQVYLRNCNLSP, from the exons ATGGTGAGGAGGAGGCTGTTTCTGGTGCTGCTCTGTGTGACGGTTCTTGCGCCTATTGTTCTGTTCACCGATCGGCTGGCCACCACTCCCAATTCCATCG TGAATGGCGGGTTTGTTGATGACGTTTCCAATCTG AGTTTTGGGAATGAGACTGAGAGGCTAAACATTCTTCCTCAG GAGTCCTCAGTTTCTGTGAAAGAACCGATCCAGACGGTTCATTCCGATAGTTCGAGCAATTCCGATCAGGTCTCAGCTTATTCAAGAGATGGATTACTGGCACTGAAGCCAGAAG AATTGCCATCAAGAAGCTCTGGAGAGCACAAAACGCGGGTGCTATCGGCAACCAATGAGAGGAAACAATCAGAGAGGGAGGGTGTGATCGATAAAGTGACCAACCAGGAGAGCAGGAGTGATGGGTTGGAGAAACCCATATCGGTTGCAGAGAATAAGGGAATGGGATTCCAGAAGACCGGAGAAGCCACCCGATTAAAGAAGCAG GAGAATAATCATGATAAACAATCTCGGCGAACGTCTGCCAAAGGTCATTCAGGAAAGCGCCGGATGGAAAATCATGGTGGTAGCACCGCCATGCCTCGCCGGATGGAAAACCTTGGTGGTACCACAGCCATACCTGATGCTAGAGTAGTGCAGCAGCTTAAGGACCAGTTGATAAGGGCAAAGGTTTATCTTGACCTTGAATCTACTCAGGGCAATCCTTCATTCATCAGGGAGCTCCGAGTGCAGGTAAGGGATGTTCAGCGGGCTCTTGGTGATGCCACAAAGGACTCAGAATTACCAAAGAA TGCTTATGCGAAACTGAAGGCAATGGAACAAACTTTGGCTAAGGGCAAGCAAATTACTATTGATTGTTCTGCTGCTATCAAAAAGCTTAATGCTGTGCTTCGCTCCACGAAGGAACAACTACGTGTTCATGGGAGGCAGATAGTGTTTCTTACACAACTAGCAGCAAAAACCATCCCTAAAGGTCTCCATTGTCTTCCCTTACAACTTACTGCTGAGTACTATTCACTGCATGCCAGCCAACAGGAATTCCCATGTCAAGAGAAACTTGAAGACCCTGCACTTTACCATTATGCACTGTTCTCAGATAATGTATTGGCAGCAGCTGTGGTTGTGAACTCGACTGTGTTTAATGCTAAG AACTCTGAGAGCCATGTCTTCCACATTGTCACTGATAGGCTCAATTATGCAGCCATGAGGATGTGGTTTTTAGCCAATCCCCCAGGAAAAGCAACTATCCACGTTCAGAACATTGAAGAATTCACTTGGCTAAACTCAAGTTACAGTCCAGTCCTGAAACAGCTTGGTTCTCAATCCCTGATTGATTTCTACTTCCGGACTCATAATGCTAAGCCTGATGGAACCTTGAAGTACCGAAACCCAAAATACCTCTCCATCCTGAATCATTTGCGGTTCTATCTTCCTGAAATTTTGCCAAAGCTCAACAAAGTGGTCTTTTTGGATGATGATATTGTAGTTCAGAAGGACCTAACTGCTCTTTGGATGATTGATCTTAAGGGAAACGTTAATGGTGCAGTCGAGACTTGTGGTGAAAGCTTCCACAGATTTAATCAGTATCTGAACTTCTCAAATCCTATTATTTCCAAAAATTTCGACCCTAAAGCTTGTGGCTGGGCATATGGAATGAATATATTCGATCTGGCTGAGTGGAGGAAGCAGAACATTACGGAAATCTATCACACATGGCAGGAACTG AACCATGACAGGCAATTATGGAGTTTGGGCAGTCTACCACCTGGTTTGATAACATTTTATAATCGCACAGTTGCTCTAGACCGCTCATGGCATGTGTTGGGCCTTGGGTACGACCCAGATGTGAACCAGAGAGAGATCGAACGGGCAGCTGTCATACACTACAACGGAAACATGAAGCCTTGGTTGGAGATTGGCATGCCACAATATCGCAACTACTGGTCTAAATATGTGGACTACGATCAAGTTTATCTGCGGAACTGCAACCTCAGCCCTTGA